Part of the Candidatus Dependentiae bacterium genome, AAACTATTTTTTTATTTTCAGTTGCCTTTTTACAGGTAAATGGGTTTGTAATGTCACCATAAATTATATTTACTTTAGAAATTACGTCTTTAAGATTATTTAAATTTCCGGTTGAAAAATTATCAAGAACTGTAACTTTAGCGTTTAGCGATATTAGCTGTTTTATTATATGCGATCCTATAAATCCTGCGCCACCGGTAACCAAAACATCTATATTATCATAAAAGTTTTTTATATTGTTCATTACTTTTTAACCCCTTCACAATATTTTGTGGGTTTGAATATAATAAATCAGTTAATATTTTTTTTGCTGCAGTTTCTCCATCTAAAAATGCTTCTTGCATACTTGAGTATTTCCATTCTCCATATCGTCCTATTGAATAGATATATTCAGTATTTAAATTATTGTGTAATTTTTTTAAATTTTGTTCACGCCATTTATTATAAATGACATAAGCATGATCAATATTTAATATTTTTTGTGTAACTATATTTTCTTTTTTTAAATTTAAAAAATTTAGAGCTTGTTCTATAGATTTATATGTTAAATTATCTACCTGTTTTTTTGTTATTTTATTTTGTATATATGATGTTTCACCATATATTGAGCTGTAATTTTCAGGCGCAGAACTTTTGCATATATTTTGCCAAAAGCCCATTCGATAAAAGCTATATTTTTTTTCAGGAAAATATAGCCAGTGCTTATCTTTAATATTATTTTCGTTAAAACCTAAATTAAAATTAATCACAGAATTGCATAATAAATTTTTTGCCTGGTTTGAAAAATTAGTGCTTGATTTATCGATTATTAATTTTAATAAATTATCTAATGGCGCTGTTGAAATTAAAATATTAAATTCTTCTGAGTGCCCATTATCAAATATTAATAATTTATTTTTCAAATCTATATTTGTTACTTTAAAATTGGTATTAATTTTTGTTTTGATTTTATTTTTTAATTTATCGATTAAAAATTGTATGCCGCCGTTAACTGGATAATAAAATTTATTATTATAACCCATGTTTGATTGATTTTGTGGCTTTATGGCTGAATTAATAATAGTTTTTAAATTTGTTTGCGGCACAAATCTTCCGGTCCAACTATGGGATATTTCTTTTAAATTATATGATAATAATTTTGTGTTGTATGGAAAAAAGAAGTGTTTTCCTAAACCCGAACCAAAATATTTTAAAACCCAATCATAAAAATTTTTTGGATTTTTAATATGGTTTTTTCTGTTTATAAAACCTGCAATAGATTCATATATAATATTTTCAGGTAACCCAAATAAATTTGCCTGAAATGGATAATTTACAAATTTTTCATGTGTGTAAACAAAAGATTTTCGATTTTGAATAAAAAAATTTTCTATTCCTGCTGTTTCATTTAAAAAATCATAAAAAGATTGATTGCTTATGTGTAGTAAGTGCCCTGTATAATCAAAAGTAAAACCATCTTGATGAAAAGATTTTAATAATCCTCCGGCAGAATTATCTTTTTCAAAAATTTTAAAATTAAAAAAATTATTTTTTTCTAAATGATATGCTGTAGATAAACCTGTAAGGCCCGCGCCTAGAATTACCACATCTGCCAAATTAAAACCCTTTTTCTATTTTTACTTAAAATCTACTGTGAATCGGGGTTTTTGTAAAGATGTAAATTGTAGCATGCTACCTGGA contains:
- a CDS encoding FAD-dependent oxidoreductase, whose protein sequence is MADVVILGAGLTGLSTAYHLEKNNFFNFKIFEKDNSAGGLLKSFHQDGFTFDYTGHLLHISNQSFYDFLNETAGIENFFIQNRKSFVYTHEKFVNYPFQANLFGLPENIIYESIAGFINRKNHIKNPKNFYDWVLKYFGSGLGKHFFFPYNTKLLSYNLKEISHSWTGRFVPQTNLKTIINSAIKPQNQSNMGYNNKFYYPVNGGIQFLIDKLKNKIKTKINTNFKVTNIDLKNKLLIFDNGHSEEFNILISTAPLDNLLKLIIDKSSTNFSNQAKNLLCNSVINFNLGFNENNIKDKHWLYFPEKKYSFYRMGFWQNICKSSAPENYSSIYGETSYIQNKITKKQVDNLTYKSIEQALNFLNLKKENIVTQKILNIDHAYVIYNKWREQNLKKLHNNLNTEYIYSIGRYGEWKYSSMQEAFLDGETAAKKILTDLLYSNPQNIVKGLKSNEQYKKLL